The genome window TACGCGATCCTCTACATCAAGGAGAGCTTCGCCGAGGAGGCGTTCGACTATCAGGGGGCGGCCAACCAGATCGTCGGCCTCCTCGCCCCGGAGTATCGCGACCGGGGCCGTCTTGTCTTTGAGCGGATCGAGACTTTCCTCCGCCCCTTCGGCGAGCCGCAGGTGACGGAGCGGGACGACCAGCCGGCCCACAACCTCCTCACGGCCCGCATCGCCCAGATGCGGACCGTGAACCTCATCATCCCATCGCTGTTCCTGATCGTGGCGGCCCTGATCATGAACATCCTCATGATGCGGATCGTCGAGCAGCAGCGGACGATCGTCGGCACGCTGAAGGCGATCGGCTATTCCAACGTCAGCCTCTCGCAGCACTACCTCCAGTTCGGAACGGTCGTCGGCCTCGCGGGCGGGCTGCTCGGGGCGGCGCTCGGGCAGTGGGAGGTCGGGATGATGCTCGGCCAGATGCGGGCCTTCTTCGAATTCCCGCGCCTGGAGCCGGAGCCGATCCCAATGCTTCTCGCCGGCGCGGTCCTGCTGAGCCTCGCGATCTCGACGATCGGGACGATCAACGGCGTCCAGCAGGTCCTGCGGCTTTCGCCCGCCGCCGCCATGCGGCCCAAGCCGCCGTCGAGCGTGCATCGCACGTTCCTGGAGCGGATTGGCGGGCTGTGGAAGCGGCTCGGGTTCCGCTGGCAGATGGCGATCCGCAGCATCCAGCGGCAGCGGGTCCGCACGGCGACGAACCTCTTCGCCGCCACGATGGGGACCGCGATCATCCTCCTTGTGCTCCACATCACCGACGCCATCACGGAGATGCTCTCGTTCACCTACGAGAAGGTCCTCGTCAGTGACGTCGACCTGACCCTCCAGGACGAGCAGCCCTACGAGACTCTCTACGAAGTCCAGCGGCTCCCCGGCGTCGAGCGGGCCGAGCCGATCTTCTCCATCGGCGGGACGTTCGAGCACTTTCTGTACTCCGAACGGGGGGGTATCACCGGACTCCTTCCCGAGGCGACCCTCACCGTCCCTCGCGACGTGGAAGGCCGCCGCGTCTCCCTGCCGTCGGCGGGACTGCTGATGAGTCGGCACCTGGCGCAGAAGCTTCAGGTCCGCGAAGGAGACGAGGTGACGTTCCTGCCGACCAAGGGGAACCGCGACGCTCTCCAGCTTCCGGTCGCCCGGATTGTGGAGAGCTACGCGGGGGACGCCGTGTACGCCGAGTTCGGTTACCTCAACCGGATGATGGACGAGGACGATACCGTCACGAAGGTTCAGGTGAAGCTGAAAGCCGAGCCCCGCGCCCTCTCGGAGCTGTACCTCGCGCTCAAGGAGGTTCCGCAGATCCAGCAGGCGAACTCCGCCAAGGAGCTGAAGGGGGCGATGGAGGAGAACCTCGGCGCGCTGAACATCATGGTGACGGTGATGATCGTCTGCGGCGGAGCGCTGTTCTGCGGCAGCATGGTTACGTCGACCCTCATCGCCCTCGCCGAGCGGCGGCAGGAGGTGGCGACATTCAGGGTCCTGGGTTACCAGCCGTCGGCGGTCGGCGGACTCTTCCTCCGCGAGTCG of Planctomyces sp. SH-PL14 contains these proteins:
- a CDS encoding ABC transporter permease, giving the protein MSVLHRKLRRDLWAAKGLLATIVLLIVIGIMSFVMFLTLSLNLDAALQTYYSQCRMADFWVDVEKAPLHDLERLNQIPGVAETRARISFPVSLDIAAADRPISGRVISLPDDPAPVINQVLVRSGGYFTGLRNEEVLVNEGFARSWNIHPGDHLSVLLNGKSQELLVVGTAMGSEFALTIPPGGLPDNRNYAILYIKESFAEEAFDYQGAANQIVGLLAPEYRDRGRLVFERIETFLRPFGEPQVTERDDQPAHNLLTARIAQMRTVNLIIPSLFLIVAALIMNILMMRIVEQQRTIVGTLKAIGYSNVSLSQHYLQFGTVVGLAGGLLGAALGQWEVGMMLGQMRAFFEFPRLEPEPIPMLLAGAVLLSLAISTIGTINGVQQVLRLSPAAAMRPKPPSSVHRTFLERIGGLWKRLGFRWQMAIRSIQRQRVRTATNLFAATMGTAIILLVLHITDAITEMLSFTYEKVLVSDVDLTLQDEQPYETLYEVQRLPGVERAEPIFSIGGTFEHFLYSERGGITGLLPEATLTVPRDVEGRRVSLPSAGLLMSRHLAQKLQVREGDEVTFLPTKGNRDALQLPVARIVESYAGDAVYAEFGYLNRMMDEDDTVTKVQVKLKAEPRALSELYLALKEVPQIQQANSAKELKGAMEENLGALNIMVTVMIVCGGALFCGSMVTSTLIALAERRQEVATFRVLGYQPSAVGGLFLRESAIINTIGIVLGIPIGYQLSWQIDQFMATDVVTLPFVISRSSYIWSVVLGITFTFVAQALVQQVINQFDWKDALNAKE